A genomic window from Sphingobacterium sp. BN32 includes:
- a CDS encoding AGE family epimerase/isomerase produces the protein MNSIQINRQTAFNNGTLNEMLEQYKKYLFEDYLPFINEYLYDQEHGGYFWNTSYHGEQRSSHKRTWYDARGTWVYSYLYKVLDSNPLYLERAKQTLKLLYRAKDTQAHFWPWSYDREGNDLKEREGDIYGNLFVAEALAAYSDASGEQDAWLEAKNILQEAFALYQTKEYRYLLEYSPTKDYPEAEEILGHYMIVLHLCTTLLRLQDDAELEEISDYCLEALLQKHYDAELNLMAELRSKTGSALGETLDQFVYIGHAIETLWMIMDEAKRRQDQELFDLAASRFKFHVEVAKDDLFGGFFHCLDHAKENRFLLDKVLWAQEEVMVGCLLLMEERADAWAYDTFQNTLQYLQQHFILNHLRYRPWKINGNRQMNRQEEGTRIENYHHPRHLMYGILTFQQLINRNTLNLNSYEK, from the coding sequence ATGAATAGCATACAGATAAATAGGCAGACGGCGTTCAACAATGGAACGCTAAATGAGATGCTCGAACAGTATAAAAAGTACCTGTTCGAAGACTACCTGCCTTTTATCAATGAATACCTATATGATCAGGAACATGGCGGCTACTTTTGGAATACCAGCTACCATGGCGAACAACGTAGCAGTCATAAGCGCACTTGGTATGATGCGAGAGGCACCTGGGTCTATTCCTATCTGTACAAAGTATTAGATTCGAATCCGCTGTATTTGGAGCGTGCAAAACAAACGCTGAAGCTTCTGTATCGGGCAAAAGATACACAGGCACATTTCTGGCCTTGGTCTTACGACAGGGAAGGAAATGACCTGAAAGAAAGAGAAGGGGATATCTACGGAAATCTCTTCGTCGCAGAAGCGCTGGCCGCTTATTCTGATGCCAGTGGCGAACAAGATGCCTGGCTCGAAGCAAAAAATATCCTACAAGAAGCTTTTGCGCTTTATCAAACCAAAGAATATCGTTATCTTTTGGAGTATTCACCTACGAAAGATTATCCCGAAGCAGAGGAGATATTGGGGCATTACATGATTGTATTGCACTTATGTACAACCCTGCTGCGTCTTCAAGACGATGCGGAACTCGAAGAGATTTCAGATTATTGTTTGGAAGCCCTGCTTCAGAAGCACTATGATGCAGAATTGAATCTCATGGCCGAGCTGCGAAGCAAAACGGGCAGCGCGCTTGGCGAAACTTTAGACCAGTTTGTCTACATCGGTCATGCAATTGAAACCTTGTGGATGATTATGGACGAGGCGAAGCGCCGACAGGATCAGGAACTCTTCGATCTTGCCGCCTCTCGCTTTAAATTTCATGTAGAGGTAGCGAAGGACGACCTGTTTGGTGGTTTCTTTCACTGCTTGGATCATGCGAAGGAAAATAGGTTCCTCCTAGACAAAGTCCTTTGGGCACAAGAGGAAGTTATGGTCGGATGCCTGCTTTTAATGGAGGAGCGTGCTGACGCATGGGCATACGATACTTTTCAGAACACACTGCAGTATTTGCAGCAACATTTTATACTTAATCATTTGCGCTATCGCCCTTGGAAAATCAACGGAAATAGGCAGATGAATCGACAAGAGGAGGGAACAAGGATAGAAAACTATCATCATCCGCGGCATTTAATGTACGGCATTTTAACCTTCCAACAGCTGATAAACAGAAATACCTTAAACTTAAATAGCTATGAAAAATGA
- a CDS encoding TonB-dependent receptor, translating to MKNIGVLRYFSLLLWAFSLFNVSLHAQDKPKPIINASLEGVVLDSLTRQPIEGVTIQLDAVTHAVKTDQEGRFQFVTGQKLPFTIKVSFLGYKTKNLVIEVSPTEILLSPASEDLDEVVVVGYGTQRRRDLTGAVASVPESFLKQKVSSVDQSLKGAISGVQVTQTSGQPGAGVSIRVRGGASIQGGNEPLYVIDGFPVYNQSESTGVNSGTPINPLASINPSDIESIEVLKDAAATAIYGSRGANGVVIISTKKGRAGRVQLNYDGSKGWQSVVKQIDVLDAPSFARLRNETLYDTNPSRGKYQYLSEEQISQLGEGTNWQNEAFRVGAVQNHQLSLTGGAERIQYYLGANYLDQEGVVVNTDFRRLGFRSNLHAKPFERLDVSANLTINKTNSQIAPTGIINSLLIMPPTATIYEADGSYTLRNPFENIFANPIATLLETSNQSNNLRVLGTAYAQYELLKGLSAKVLFGVDLSNRNDKFYLPSYIFEGAGTKGTANLGNLENQAWLNENTLTYNKSFGKHDLNVLLGFTQQESRTNLFNAGASSFVTDELLYNSLQSGSVLIRPNSDAYDWVLHSLLSRVNYNYANKYYVSASIRRDGSSRFGSDNKWGNFPSLAFSWRASKEDFFAGLLPTINDLKVRASFGATGNQEIGQYQSLATLYALNYYFGNAVQTGFASQRVPNTELGWETTYQYDAGIDLTFLQNRIQLSADYYYKRTKDLLLSVEIPWTSGYATSLQNFGSVSNKGVELSLKSKNIQGAFNWDSDLNISFNRNKVLSIGDGSDRYISGNYLIAVGKPLGTFYGTVTDGILQVGEESTKGVYTGNASPKTGDRLYKDIDGDGKFTTASDRAIIGNAQPDFIFGFSNNLSYQGFDLSFLIQGTVGNQILNINRQNLEMFTGQQNASLDALDRWTPDNPSQVYPRAKLDPAPIFSDQFVESGTFIRLANLRFAYSLPKTWLSSAHLDQAQVYFVGQNLLTLTNYRGFDPEVTSGSNVQIGTDAGIYPVAKTLSLGLSLTF from the coding sequence ATGAAAAATATTGGAGTACTTCGGTATTTCAGTTTATTGCTATGGGCGTTCAGCTTGTTCAATGTCTCGCTGCACGCGCAGGATAAACCCAAACCTATCATCAACGCATCTTTAGAAGGTGTTGTTCTTGATTCCTTGACCCGACAACCTATTGAAGGGGTCACCATACAGCTTGATGCAGTCACCCACGCGGTGAAAACCGATCAAGAAGGACGCTTTCAATTTGTTACCGGACAGAAGCTGCCCTTTACGATCAAAGTCAGCTTCCTCGGTTATAAGACGAAGAATTTAGTAATCGAAGTATCACCTACAGAAATCCTGTTAAGTCCAGCTTCGGAAGATCTGGATGAGGTTGTCGTTGTCGGCTATGGCACACAGCGACGCCGTGATCTGACAGGGGCAGTAGCTTCCGTTCCGGAAAGCTTTTTGAAACAAAAAGTAAGCTCTGTCGATCAGTCGCTAAAAGGTGCTATCTCTGGCGTACAAGTTACGCAGACCTCCGGGCAACCCGGCGCAGGCGTTAGTATCCGTGTTCGGGGCGGAGCATCCATTCAAGGAGGCAATGAACCGCTTTATGTAATCGATGGTTTTCCAGTGTACAATCAGTCGGAAAGTACTGGTGTTAACAGCGGGACGCCGATCAACCCCTTAGCGAGTATTAATCCTAGCGATATCGAAAGCATCGAAGTGCTGAAGGATGCGGCGGCAACCGCGATCTATGGCTCTCGCGGTGCGAATGGTGTGGTAATCATCAGTACGAAGAAGGGAAGGGCAGGTCGCGTACAGCTTAACTACGATGGAAGTAAAGGTTGGCAATCTGTCGTTAAACAAATCGATGTGTTGGATGCGCCATCCTTTGCCCGCCTACGGAATGAAACACTGTATGATACCAACCCGAGCAGAGGGAAATACCAATATTTATCGGAAGAGCAGATTAGCCAACTCGGCGAGGGTACCAATTGGCAAAACGAAGCTTTCCGAGTGGGAGCGGTGCAGAACCATCAGCTATCATTAACGGGTGGAGCAGAAAGAATTCAGTATTATTTAGGCGCCAATTACCTGGATCAGGAAGGCGTGGTGGTCAATACAGACTTCCGTCGACTGGGTTTTCGTTCCAACCTGCATGCTAAGCCATTCGAGCGGTTGGATGTTTCCGCCAATCTAACCATTAATAAAACGAATTCGCAGATCGCTCCGACGGGCATTATCAATTCCTTATTGATTATGCCGCCAACAGCAACGATCTATGAGGCGGATGGTTCATATACGCTACGGAATCCATTCGAGAACATTTTTGCGAATCCTATCGCAACACTACTGGAAACCAGTAATCAATCGAATAATCTGCGCGTGCTTGGAACTGCCTATGCGCAGTACGAGTTGTTAAAAGGTCTGTCTGCTAAAGTATTATTTGGAGTAGACCTGAGCAATAGAAATGATAAATTTTATCTACCGTCATATATTTTTGAGGGGGCAGGAACCAAAGGGACAGCCAACTTGGGGAACTTAGAGAATCAAGCTTGGTTGAACGAAAATACCCTAACATACAATAAGAGCTTTGGGAAGCATGACCTGAACGTGCTGCTTGGTTTTACGCAACAGGAAAGCAGAACGAACTTGTTTAATGCCGGCGCTTCAAGCTTTGTGACCGATGAACTTCTTTATAACAGCCTGCAAAGCGGGTCGGTCTTAATCCGCCCTAACTCGGATGCCTACGACTGGGTATTGCACTCCCTATTGAGCCGCGTAAATTACAATTATGCCAATAAATATTATGTTTCCGCAAGCATCCGTCGCGACGGCAGTTCGCGTTTCGGAAGTGATAATAAATGGGGTAATTTTCCATCCCTAGCCTTTTCATGGCGGGCGAGCAAAGAAGATTTCTTTGCCGGCCTATTGCCGACGATCAATGATCTGAAAGTTCGCGCTAGCTTCGGGGCAACAGGAAATCAGGAGATCGGTCAGTACCAGTCCCTCGCGACACTCTATGCGTTGAACTATTACTTTGGTAATGCGGTGCAGACAGGATTCGCCTCGCAACGTGTGCCGAATACCGAGTTAGGCTGGGAAACAACCTATCAATATGATGCGGGTATAGATTTGACTTTCCTGCAAAATCGCATACAACTATCTGCCGATTATTATTACAAGCGCACAAAAGATTTGCTGCTCAGCGTGGAAATTCCTTGGACCTCGGGCTACGCAACTTCTTTGCAGAACTTCGGCTCGGTAAGCAACAAGGGCGTGGAGCTGAGCCTCAAGAGCAAAAACATACAGGGAGCATTTAATTGGGATTCGGATCTTAATATTTCTTTCAACCGAAACAAGGTGTTGTCGATTGGCGATGGATCGGATCGCTACATCAGCGGGAATTACCTGATCGCTGTGGGAAAGCCATTAGGCACATTCTATGGAACCGTAACGGATGGTATTCTGCAAGTGGGTGAAGAATCTACTAAGGGAGTTTATACAGGAAATGCAAGCCCTAAGACTGGCGATCGTCTATATAAAGATATTGATGGCGACGGCAAGTTCACTACAGCAAGTGATCGCGCGATCATTGGAAATGCACAACCTGATTTTATCTTCGGCTTCAGCAATAATTTATCCTATCAAGGTTTTGACCTGAGCTTCTTGATACAAGGTACGGTCGGTAATCAGATTTTGAATATCAATAGGCAGAACCTGGAGATGTTTACCGGGCAGCAGAACGCATCGCTTGATGCTTTAGATCGTTGGACTCCGGATAATCCTTCGCAGGTCTATCCTCGGGCAAAGCTTGATCCTGCACCCATCTTCTCCGATCAATTTGTCGAGTCGGGAACATTCATTCGTTTGGCGAACCTACGATTTGCTTATTCCTTACCTAAAACTTGGCTGAGTTCAGCCCATCTTGATCAGGCACAAGTTTACTTTGTCGGACAAAACTTATTGACCTTGACGAACTATCGCGGCTTTGACCCGGAGGTAACCTCGGGCAGCAATGTACAGATTGGAACCGATGCTGGAATCTATCCTGTGGCGAAGACCTTGTCGCTTGGGCTTTCATTAACCTTTTAA
- a CDS encoding type II toxin-antitoxin system HigB family toxin: MIILKLELLDRFKKKHASSRKGIDAWIILVRSAQWLKSQDIIDDFPTAKIISADRARFKIVGNKFRLIIEVAYKDGYVDVRFIGTHAEYDKIDAKNI; encoded by the coding sequence ATGATTATCCTGAAATTGGAACTTCTAGATCGTTTCAAAAAGAAACATGCGAGCAGCAGAAAAGGGATTGACGCTTGGATTATTCTAGTCAGAAGTGCACAATGGTTGAAAAGCCAGGACATCATTGACGATTTTCCAACAGCAAAGATTATCAGTGCAGATAGGGCTCGTTTCAAAATTGTTGGCAATAAATTCCGATTAATTATTGAAGTCGCCTATAAAGACGGTTATGTGGACGTTCGCTTTATTGGAACCCATGCAGAATATGATAAAATAGATGCAAAGAACATTTAG
- a CDS encoding Gfo/Idh/MocA family protein — MKNDVSRRGFIKTTAMASLGIGMLGPNTKFFEGLSTVQKGKRVGIIGLDTSHATAFTKSLNGENPDPRFKGYKVVAAVAQGSKDIPSSIERVPKYIEEVKKYGVEIVKDINALLKKVDVVLLESNDGRVHLEQAIPVIKAKKTLFIDKPIAASYKDAKQIFDLAKQNNVPVFSTSSLRYMEKVVEIKGGSVGKVLGADTFSPAALEPNHPDFFWYGIHGIEILFALMGTGCESVTRVHTQGTDVVVGKWKDGRIGTFRGLRVGKHDYGGTVFGEKGNTTLGQFKGYDSLLLEIIAFFETGKPPVSAEETLEICAFIEAADESKRQQGKPVSLVTS; from the coding sequence ATGAAAAATGATGTTAGTAGAAGAGGTTTCATAAAAACTACCGCAATGGCCTCGCTCGGAATCGGCATGCTCGGTCCAAATACCAAATTCTTTGAAGGTCTTTCCACTGTACAAAAAGGAAAGCGCGTCGGAATTATCGGATTAGATACGTCGCATGCGACGGCATTCACCAAATCCTTAAATGGAGAAAATCCTGACCCAAGATTTAAAGGGTATAAGGTGGTGGCGGCTGTAGCACAAGGTAGTAAGGATATTCCATCCTCTATCGAGCGCGTTCCGAAATACATCGAAGAGGTAAAGAAGTATGGTGTTGAGATCGTTAAAGATATTAATGCACTATTGAAAAAGGTAGACGTGGTTTTATTAGAAAGCAACGACGGCAGGGTGCATTTAGAGCAAGCCATACCGGTTATCAAAGCTAAAAAAACCTTGTTCATCGATAAACCAATCGCGGCTTCTTACAAAGATGCGAAACAGATATTTGACTTAGCGAAACAAAATAATGTTCCGGTATTCTCCACTTCATCGTTGCGCTACATGGAAAAAGTAGTCGAAATAAAGGGAGGCAGCGTTGGTAAGGTGTTAGGTGCTGATACGTTCAGTCCGGCAGCTTTAGAACCAAACCACCCTGACTTCTTCTGGTATGGAATCCACGGCATAGAAATCCTATTTGCATTGATGGGTACCGGATGTGAAAGCGTAACACGCGTGCATACCCAAGGAACAGACGTCGTAGTCGGAAAATGGAAAGATGGTCGCATCGGCACATTCCGCGGCTTGCGTGTTGGAAAGCATGATTATGGCGGTACTGTTTTTGGCGAAAAAGGAAATACGACCCTGGGGCAGTTCAAAGGCTATGATTCCCTCTTATTGGAAATTATCGCATTCTTTGAAACCGGAAAACCACCCGTATCCGCTGAGGAAACTTTAGAGATCTGCGCGTTTATTGAAGCGGCAGACGAAAGCAAGCGCCAGCAAGGTAAACCTGTATCATTAGTAACATCATAA
- a CDS encoding type II toxin-antitoxin system HigA family antitoxin — MWYLLENDSEYKDALKRFEEIKYSKRGTVEHKEKMLLVTLISNYEVKKYPITEIDPIEMIKIRMKEFGYSASQLGNKSTVSKILNYKRPLTLSMIRHLSKLLKIPSDFLIQEYQLKP; from the coding sequence ATGTGGTATTTATTAGAAAATGATAGTGAATATAAAGATGCCCTTAAACGATTTGAAGAAATCAAATATTCAAAGCGCGGTACGGTTGAACATAAAGAAAAGATGCTTTTGGTTACCTTGATTTCAAATTACGAAGTCAAAAAATACCCTATTACAGAAATTGACCCTATTGAAATGATTAAAATCCGAATGAAAGAATTCGGATATTCGGCATCTCAATTAGGAAACAAAAGCACCGTTAGCAAGATCCTGAATTATAAACGACCACTCACCTTGTCTATGATACGGCATCTCTCGAAATTATTGAAAATCCCATCTGATTTCTTAATCCAAGAGTATCAATTAAAGCCTTAA
- a CDS encoding LacI family DNA-binding transcriptional regulator, translating to MEKKQKELNGVKEIARRAKVSIATVDRVLHNRPGVSEKTKQKILEIIKELDYKPNILARRLASSKTMHLYTLIPEKSKETDYWDVPLQGIFQAENEIKLYNVKVSKFFYDMNDKQSFIEQTKNILKQTDIDGLLLAPAFVDEAVAFTEECKRRNIPFVFINSDIPQQKSLSYFGPNLFHSGQTAAHLIQYLTKETDQILLLNIAKDIDSDHHILRKQEGFMNYFNENNPRNIIKENLYDTNYAAVKKALAKIVKSNPDLHLIFVTNSRVALVAKFLQEIGKNDILLIGYDFLPNNIAYLNQGMIDFLICEKPQEQAYRGIKALYRFLMFEEDQEKEYFMPIDIIHRENQQFYKN from the coding sequence ATGGAAAAAAAGCAAAAAGAGTTAAACGGGGTTAAGGAAATCGCTAGAAGAGCGAAAGTGTCCATTGCAACTGTCGATAGGGTACTTCATAATCGACCGGGGGTTTCGGAAAAAACAAAACAGAAAATCCTCGAGATTATCAAAGAGTTGGATTATAAACCCAATATCCTTGCCCGGCGACTGGCATCGTCGAAAACGATGCACCTCTATACGCTGATTCCAGAAAAATCCAAGGAAACTGACTACTGGGATGTGCCATTGCAGGGGATTTTTCAAGCAGAGAACGAGATTAAGCTCTATAACGTGAAGGTATCGAAGTTTTTCTACGACATGAACGATAAGCAATCGTTTATCGAGCAGACCAAGAACATTTTGAAGCAAACGGATATCGATGGACTACTTTTAGCGCCAGCTTTTGTTGACGAGGCAGTGGCCTTTACTGAAGAATGCAAACGCAGGAATATCCCATTTGTCTTTATCAACTCGGACATCCCGCAACAGAAGAGCTTGAGCTATTTTGGCCCAAACCTATTCCATAGCGGACAGACTGCGGCACACCTGATTCAATACCTGACGAAGGAAACCGATCAGATTCTACTCTTGAATATTGCGAAAGACATTGATTCCGATCACCACATCTTACGTAAGCAGGAGGGCTTTATGAACTATTTCAACGAGAACAACCCGCGAAATATCATTAAAGAAAATCTATACGACACCAACTACGCTGCGGTCAAGAAAGCCTTAGCCAAAATCGTCAAGTCAAACCCTGATTTGCATCTTATATTCGTTACGAATTCCAGGGTCGCCCTTGTTGCAAAATTTCTGCAGGAGATAGGAAAGAATGATATTTTGCTCATAGGATATGACTTTTTGCCGAACAATATAGCATACTTAAATCAAGGGATGATTGATTTTCTGATCTGTGAGAAACCACAGGAGCAGGCATACCGCGGAATCAAGGCGTTGTATCGTTTTCTGATGTTTGAAGAGGATCAGGAAAAAGAATATTTCATGCCGATTGATATTATACATCGCGAAAACCAACAATTTTATAAGAATTAG
- a CDS encoding Gfo/Idh/MocA family protein: protein MEESRRNFIKKAVIGTTAMTFGGILPSFSAKSYKNIIGANERINIAMMGVNARGKALANNFALQPNSQITYICDVDSGAINRCMPEVMKRQKHQPKTEGDFRRALEDKDVDALVVAAPDHWHAPAAILASSAGKHVYLEKPCSHNPHEGELLIEAVKKYKNVIQMGNQRRSWPNVAAGIREVHNGAIGKPYFAKTWYTNNRAPIGIGKEVAVPNWLNFDLWQGPAPRRAYKDNILHYNWHWFWHWGTGEALNNGTHFVDLARWGLQVEYPTRVTSVGGRFAHKDDWQTPDTQTIGLEFGNNSMITWEGRSCNGMKTDGATVGVVFYGEKGSLQINGDNAYQIFDLNSKLLKEVRDTTKVEATSLTNPSQQLDAIHIQNFFSAIKDGSALNSDIIGGHQSTLLVQLGNIAQRTGQALDIDPKTGKILNNKDAMNKYWKREYQKGWEPRV, encoded by the coding sequence ATGGAAGAATCTCGTAGAAATTTTATCAAGAAAGCAGTCATTGGCACAACAGCCATGACCTTTGGAGGCATATTGCCGTCATTCTCGGCAAAAAGCTATAAAAATATTATAGGAGCAAACGAACGTATCAATATTGCGATGATGGGCGTCAATGCACGTGGTAAGGCGCTGGCAAATAACTTTGCCCTGCAACCCAACTCACAGATTACCTACATTTGCGATGTCGATTCAGGAGCAATCAATCGCTGTATGCCGGAAGTCATGAAACGTCAAAAACATCAGCCGAAGACCGAAGGCGATTTCCGTCGAGCCTTGGAAGATAAAGACGTGGATGCACTAGTGGTTGCGGCGCCGGATCATTGGCATGCCCCTGCCGCCATTCTTGCTTCGTCGGCAGGAAAGCACGTGTACTTGGAAAAACCATGTAGTCATAACCCACATGAGGGCGAGCTGCTGATTGAAGCCGTAAAGAAATACAAAAACGTAATCCAAATGGGTAACCAACGCCGTTCTTGGCCAAATGTTGCGGCAGGAATTCGTGAAGTGCATAATGGCGCCATCGGAAAACCATATTTCGCGAAAACATGGTACACAAACAATAGGGCGCCGATTGGAATAGGAAAAGAAGTCGCCGTACCGAACTGGTTAAACTTCGATTTGTGGCAAGGTCCCGCACCGCGCCGCGCTTATAAAGACAATATTCTTCACTATAACTGGCACTGGTTCTGGCATTGGGGAACTGGCGAGGCCTTGAACAACGGAACACACTTTGTCGATTTAGCACGCTGGGGACTACAGGTTGAATATCCAACGCGTGTGACCTCTGTTGGTGGCCGCTTTGCACACAAGGATGATTGGCAAACACCAGACACACAAACCATCGGTTTAGAATTTGGAAACAACAGTATGATTACCTGGGAAGGCAGAAGCTGCAATGGAATGAAAACCGACGGAGCGACGGTGGGTGTAGTGTTCTATGGCGAGAAGGGTTCTTTGCAGATCAACGGCGATAATGCCTACCAAATTTTCGACTTGAACAGTAAATTGCTGAAGGAAGTTCGTGATACAACAAAAGTCGAAGCGACTAGTTTAACGAATCCATCACAGCAATTAGATGCTATTCATATTCAGAATTTTTTCTCAGCAATTAAAGACGGTTCTGCCTTAAATTCAGATATTATTGGCGGACATCAAAGTACGCTGCTTGTGCAGTTGGGCAATATCGCACAACGTACCGGCCAAGCACTTGATATCGATCCGAAAACAGGGAAAATACTTAATAATAAGGATGCTATGAACAAATATTGGAAGCGTGAATATCAAAAAGGATGGGAGCCACGCGTCTAA
- a CDS encoding putative oxidoreductase C-terminal domain-containing protein yields MKKLAIALLVIATLNSCKSEKETSSDKLTLMTLDPGHFHASLIQKSMLPGIDSVCYVYAPKSLGVSAHLALLNGYNIREESPTSWKVESYINADFLEKMLEEKPGNIVVLAGNNKRKTDYIHKSVSAALNVLSDKPMAINKDGFNLLIDAFDVAKEKKVMLYDIMTERYNIFSILQKELIHNADLFGTLEKGTLENPAIIKNSVHHFYKEVSGKPLIRPDWYYDVEQEGEGIVDVTTHSIDLIQWQLFPENVFDYKADVEVLNANRYPTKISLAQFKQSTGDAAFPSFLQKDVKNDTLNVYANGEINYSLKGVHSKVAVQWNYQAPEGSGDTHLSQIRGTRSIVSIKQGKEQNYKPRLYIEPAAATGFTEDDKKAITAGFETIASKYKGLMLKPEGKGYVIEVPADLLEGHEEHFAHVANKFFDYVRTGEMPEWEKSYMLTKYYITTEALAKAKTLR; encoded by the coding sequence ATGAAAAAATTAGCTATCGCCTTGCTTGTCATTGCTACTTTAAATTCCTGTAAAAGCGAAAAAGAAACATCATCGGACAAACTAACGCTGATGACACTAGATCCCGGTCATTTCCACGCGTCTCTGATCCAAAAGAGCATGTTGCCGGGCATAGACTCCGTATGCTATGTCTATGCACCTAAGTCATTAGGCGTTTCAGCACACTTGGCCTTGCTGAACGGGTATAATATTCGTGAGGAAAGCCCAACAAGTTGGAAGGTCGAATCCTATATCAATGCTGATTTTTTGGAGAAAATGCTGGAAGAGAAGCCTGGAAACATTGTGGTGTTGGCAGGTAACAATAAGCGTAAGACAGACTATATTCATAAATCTGTTTCTGCTGCGCTGAATGTGCTTTCGGACAAGCCGATGGCGATCAATAAAGACGGATTCAACCTGCTGATTGACGCCTTTGATGTCGCGAAAGAGAAGAAAGTGATGCTTTATGATATCATGACCGAGCGTTATAATATTTTTTCCATTCTGCAAAAGGAATTAATACACAATGCCGACTTATTTGGAACATTGGAGAAGGGTACCCTAGAGAATCCGGCCATCATCAAGAATTCGGTACATCACTTCTATAAGGAGGTTTCCGGCAAGCCTTTGATTCGCCCAGATTGGTATTATGATGTAGAGCAGGAGGGGGAAGGCATTGTGGATGTCACGACACATTCCATCGACTTGATTCAATGGCAACTCTTTCCAGAAAACGTATTTGATTACAAAGCAGACGTTGAAGTTCTAAACGCAAATCGCTATCCTACGAAAATTAGCTTAGCACAGTTCAAGCAATCTACTGGCGACGCCGCATTTCCTAGCTTCCTGCAAAAGGATGTCAAAAACGATACGCTAAATGTATATGCGAATGGCGAGATAAATTATTCCCTAAAGGGAGTACACAGCAAGGTGGCGGTACAATGGAATTATCAGGCTCCCGAGGGATCCGGTGATACCCATCTTTCCCAAATTCGCGGAACCCGCTCTATTGTTTCCATAAAACAGGGCAAAGAGCAGAATTATAAACCACGTTTATACATTGAACCGGCTGCAGCTACCGGATTTACAGAAGATGACAAAAAAGCAATAACGGCGGGTTTTGAGACCATAGCAAGTAAATACAAGGGGTTAATGCTCAAACCAGAAGGTAAAGGCTATGTGATTGAGGTGCCGGCAGATTTATTGGAAGGACATGAAGAGCATTTTGCCCATGTCGCTAACAAGTTCTTCGATTATGTTCGCACGGGGGAGATGCCAGAATGGGAGAAATCCTATATGCTTACGAAATACTATATAACAACAGAAGCTTTGGCAAAAGCCAAAACATTAAGATAA
- a CDS encoding glucosamine-6-phosphate deaminase: MDVKELEVGTLKVYTFENREELGLYAGKKAAARIKELQKTPDRIVRMIFASAPSQLETLACLRTDEGIDWSRVVAFHMDEYVGIEKAHPQSFASFLEQNLFNQVNIGQVHFINGIAADPQAECERYEALLKEAPIDIVCLGIGENAHIAFNEPHLADFADPHYVKLVDLDLTSRQQQVNDGCFLTLEEVPTHAITLTVPALFAGESLFCMVPGSTKAAAVHATLTGEITTEIPSSILRTHPQVSLFIDKDSAAHLN, translated from the coding sequence ATGGATGTTAAAGAACTAGAAGTGGGTACACTAAAAGTGTACACTTTTGAAAATAGAGAGGAGCTAGGTTTGTATGCCGGAAAAAAAGCGGCAGCACGAATTAAGGAACTACAGAAAACGCCCGATAGGATTGTACGCATGATATTTGCTTCAGCCCCCTCGCAGCTGGAAACCCTGGCTTGTCTACGTACGGACGAGGGGATAGACTGGTCTCGCGTAGTTGCTTTCCATATGGATGAATATGTCGGCATCGAAAAGGCACATCCGCAAAGCTTCGCTAGCTTTTTAGAACAAAATCTTTTCAATCAAGTAAATATCGGGCAAGTTCATTTCATCAATGGCATCGCCGCCGATCCGCAAGCTGAATGCGAACGCTATGAAGCACTGTTGAAAGAAGCGCCGATTGATATCGTATGCTTGGGAATAGGTGAAAACGCACATATTGCATTCAATGAACCCCATTTAGCAGATTTCGCTGATCCGCACTATGTAAAATTGGTCGACTTGGATCTGACCAGTCGCCAACAGCAGGTCAACGACGGATGCTTCCTCACTTTGGAAGAAGTGCCAACGCATGCCATTACGCTGACCGTACCGGCTTTATTTGCTGGAGAAAGTTTGTTCTGTATGGTGCCCGGTAGTACTAAAGCGGCAGCAGTGCATGCGACCCTCACTGGAGAAATTACAACGGAAATACCATCTAGTATTTTGCGGACACATCCACAGGTATCCCTGTTCATCGATAAGGATAGTGCCGCGCATTTAAACTAA